The following are encoded in a window of Balaenoptera ricei isolate mBalRic1 chromosome 1, mBalRic1.hap2, whole genome shotgun sequence genomic DNA:
- the JUN gene encoding transcription factor Jun — MTAKMETTFYDDALNASFLQSESGAYGYSNPKILKQSMTLNLADPVGSLKPHLRAKNSDLLTSPDVGLLKLASPELERLIIQSSNGHITTTPTPTQFLCPKNVTDEQEGFAEGFVRALAELHSQNTLPSVTSAAQPVSGAGLVAPAVASVAGGGGGGGGFGASLHSEPPVYANLSNFNPGALSGGGGGGGGAPSYGAAGLAFPAQPQQQPPPPPPPPPPHHLPQQIPVQHPRLQALKEEPQTVPEMPGETPPLSPIDMESQERIKAERKRMRNRIAASKCRKRKLERIARLEEKVKTLKAQNSELASTANMLREQVAQLKQKVMNHVNSGCQLMLTQQLQTF, encoded by the coding sequence ATGACTGCAAAGATGGAAACGACCTTCTACGACGATGCCCTCAACGCCTCGTTCCTCCAGTCCGAGAGCGGCGCCTACGGCTACAGTAACCCCAAGATCCTGAAGCAGAGCATGACCCTGAACCTGGCCGACCCCGTGGGCAGCCTGAAGCCGCACCTCCGGGCCAAGAACTCCGACCTCCTCACCTCGCCCGACGTGGGGCTGCTCAAGCTGGCGTCGCCCGAGCTGGAGCGCCTGATAATCCAGTCCAGCAACGGGCACATCACCACCACGCCGACCCCCACCCAGTTCCTGTGTCCCAAGAACGTGACGGACGAGCAGGAGGGCTTCGCCGAGGGCTTCGTGCGCGCCCTGGCCGAACTGCACAGCCAGAACACGCTGCCCAGCGTCACGTCTGCGGCGCAGCCGGTCAGCGGGGCGGGCCTGGTGGCTCCAGCCGTGGCCTCGgtggcgggcggcggcggcggcggcggcggcttcgGCGCCAGCCTGCACAGCGAGCCGCCGGTCTACGCCAACCTCAGCAACTTCAACCCGGGCGCgctgagcggcggcggcggcggcggcggcggggcgccCTCCTACGGCGCGGCCGGCCTGGCCTTTCCCGCGCAGCCTCagcagcagccgccgccgccgccgccgccgccgccgccgcaccaCCTGCCCCAGCAGATCCCCGTGCAGCACCCGCGGCTGCAGGCCCTGAAGGAGGAGCCGCAGACGGTCCCCGAGATGCCCGGGGAAACGCCGCCCCTGTCCCCCATCGACATGGAGTCCCAGGAGCGGATCAAGGCGGAGAGGAAGCGCATGAGGAACCGCATCGCTGCCTCCAAGTGCCGGAAAAGGAAGCTGGAGAGGATCGCCCGGCTGGAGGAAAAAGTGAAAACCTTGAAAGCGCAGAACTCGGAGCTGGCGTCCACGGCCAACATGCTCAGGGAACAGGTGGCCCAGCTTAAGCAGAAAGTCATGAACCACGTTAACAGTGGGTGCCAACTCATGCTAACGCAGCAGTTGCAAACGTTTTGA
- the LOC132359360 gene encoding uncharacterized protein LOC132359360, translating into MEVEIGEMLPKAKCYQESQEAGGDTELPANSTSCKKPPLRGEAANPRTLSPTVGRLRGGSGGTRTQAGRQAQSAGKDCKSYFLFHFLSNGPELVLVAPGLVFWGAPEEPLLQPPPGGESPAALALLTAWRAATVRPGKSGERLQRQEVSRPGGQETSGRRVPERTFAKLSFAKEAAAAAVEKRRRRREEDVRSASLEPVAELGRARAAAAGRPLPLAAEEGTVFGVGTAETRRRPATAGFALPAAAGKRVRPRAPRNRWARESSGSDRDFSKPCGARERTSKSAGGVLTLRSSGASR; encoded by the exons ACACCGAGCTGCCCGCTAATTCCACCTCCTGTAAGAAACCTCCTCTCCGAGGCGAAGCTGCGAACCCCCGCACCCTTTCTCCCACGGTCGGGAGG CTGCGAGGCGGTAGTGGAGGTACGCGGACGCAGGCAGGCAGACAGGCACAGTCAGCTGGGAAGGACTgcaaatcttattttcttttccattttctctccaacGGCCCGGAGCTAGTGCTTGTGGCTCCCGGGCTGGTGTTCTGGGGAGCGCCAGAAGAGCCCCTTCTCCAGCCGCCCCCAGGCGGAGAGAGCCCAGCTGCGCTAGCGCTGCTGACGGCGTGGAGAGCGGCCACTGTCCGCCCGGGGAAGTCCGGAGAGCGGCTGCAGCGGCAAGAAGTTTCCCGGCCAGGAGGACAGGAGACAAGTGGCCGCCGGGTCCCGGAGCGAACTTTTGCAAAGCTTTCCTTTGCAAAGGAAGCTGCCGCGGCGGCGGTAGAAAAAAGGAGGCGGCGGAGAGAGGAGGACGTGCGCTCCGCTTCGCTCGAACCGGTTGCTGAACTTGGGCGAGCGCGAGCCGCGGCTGCCGGGCGCCCCCTCCCCCTCGCAGCGGAGGAGGGGACAGTCTTCGGAGTCGGGACGGCGGAGACCCGCCGCCGGCCGGCCACCGCGGGGTTCGCGCTACCTGCTGCCGCCGGGAAGCGAGTTCGTCCGCGGGCTCCGAGGAACCGCTGGGCCCGAGAGAGCTCCGGGAGTGACCGCGACTTTTCAAAGCCGTGCGGCGCGCGCGAGCGGACAAGTAAGAGCGCGGGCGGCGTCCTAACCCTGCGATCCTCCGGAGCGAGCCGGTGA